From the Streptomyces sp. KMM 9044 genome, one window contains:
- a CDS encoding nuclear transport factor 2 family protein has protein sequence MRAFREAVEAHDMDAAEALLAEDVVFSSPVVFKPYTGRPVTAAILHAVAEVFEDFRYVREVNDANGRDHVLVFTARVGDRAVEGCDIVHVDDHGRIDRLTVMVRPLSGAQALQAAMAAKFDQIARAAQDRSA, from the coding sequence ATGCGGGCATTCCGTGAGGCCGTGGAGGCGCACGACATGGACGCCGCCGAAGCGCTGCTGGCCGAGGATGTCGTCTTCTCCAGCCCGGTCGTCTTCAAGCCGTACACCGGCAGGCCGGTCACCGCGGCGATCCTGCACGCTGTGGCGGAGGTCTTCGAGGACTTCCGTTATGTGCGGGAGGTCAATGACGCGAACGGCCGTGACCACGTACTCGTGTTCACCGCTCGGGTGGGCGACCGCGCGGTCGAGGGCTGCGACATCGTCCATGTCGACGACCACGGCCGCATCGACCGACTCACCGTGATGGTCCGTCCCTTGTCGGGTGCGCAGGCGCTCCAGGCGGCCATGGCCGCGAAGTTCGACCAGATCGCGCGGGCCGCGCAGGACCGCTCGGCCTGA
- a CDS encoding class I SAM-dependent methyltransferase: protein MFSPEGPRLSELAVQALSSVERGYDLLAPKFDHTPFRTPAPVLDATAEALRRLGPFDSGLDLCCGTGAGMDVLAWVCRRRVTGVDFSAGMLGVARERSRPGGPTTGWVRADARTLPFGPVFDLVVSFGAFGHFLPVELPGLFAQVHRVLQPGGRFAFPVAAPPRPGSLAYGALLGFDAAMRVRNAVWRPPFVMYYRALRFDDLQRELDRAGFRVELHPLSEFGQRPDGSPRVRLVVAERPEERRAGQ, encoded by the coding sequence ATGTTCAGCCCAGAAGGCCCCCGCCTGAGTGAACTCGCCGTCCAGGCGCTGTCGTCCGTGGAACGTGGATACGACCTCCTCGCGCCGAAATTCGACCACACCCCCTTCCGCACGCCCGCCCCGGTGCTCGACGCCACCGCCGAGGCACTGCGGAGGCTGGGGCCGTTCGACTCCGGGCTCGATCTGTGCTGCGGCACCGGGGCGGGCATGGACGTGCTGGCATGGGTGTGCCGCCGGCGTGTCACCGGCGTCGACTTCAGCGCGGGCATGCTCGGCGTCGCGCGCGAGCGGAGCCGGCCCGGAGGGCCGACGACCGGATGGGTGCGGGCGGACGCACGGACGCTGCCGTTCGGGCCGGTCTTCGATCTGGTGGTGAGTTTCGGGGCGTTCGGCCACTTCCTGCCGGTTGAGCTGCCGGGGCTGTTCGCCCAGGTCCACCGTGTACTGCAGCCGGGCGGACGGTTCGCCTTCCCGGTGGCCGCCCCGCCCCGGCCGGGTTCCCTCGCGTACGGGGCGCTGTTGGGCTTCGACGCGGCGATGCGGGTGCGTAACGCGGTGTGGCGCCCGCCGTTCGTCATGTACTACCGCGCCCTCCGCTTCGATGATCTCCAGCGCGAGCTGGACCGGGCCGGGTTCCGGGTCGAGCTCCACCCGCTGTCCGAGTTCGGGCAGCGGCCGGACGGCAGTCCGCGCGTCCGTCTGGTCGTCGCCGAGCGACCCGAGGAGCGGCGGGCCGGCCAGTAG
- a CDS encoding GntR family transcriptional regulator codes for MARTTPHDPPQTSPPTTPRSVPHGPPHFGDEPLYRRIATELLGELRDGAIPPGEHLPGEGQLADRFGVSRETVRQALEVLRRDGLVATDRRGSHAALQGLPVETAASLTFPVGAQYAGRGATARATVSREAPPPGHAEALAPAPSRPMLVHRYWSASADGRELRTAVSSFSAVALSEVEELARCRDRADGATAAELRRAYDWLRRAGLTLHHRDTITRIAGTPSVRVTRRGHDQYARPLEITELIVDAQQDSLVYGFTLPAAV; via the coding sequence ATGGCCCGCACCACCCCGCACGATCCTCCACAAACCTCGCCACCCACCACACCGCGCAGCGTTCCACACGGCCCTCCGCACTTCGGTGACGAACCGCTCTACCGGCGGATCGCGACGGAGCTGCTCGGCGAGCTGCGCGACGGAGCCATTCCACCCGGCGAACATCTCCCGGGCGAGGGGCAGTTGGCCGATCGCTTCGGGGTGAGCCGGGAGACCGTACGGCAGGCGCTGGAGGTGCTGCGCCGCGACGGTCTGGTCGCCACCGACCGGCGGGGCAGCCATGCCGCCCTGCAGGGGCTGCCGGTGGAGACGGCCGCCTCGCTCACCTTCCCGGTCGGCGCGCAGTACGCCGGCCGGGGCGCGACGGCACGGGCCACTGTGTCCCGGGAGGCTCCGCCGCCCGGGCACGCCGAGGCGCTGGCTCCGGCACCCTCCCGGCCGATGCTGGTGCACCGCTACTGGTCCGCGTCGGCCGACGGGCGCGAACTGCGTACGGCGGTGAGCTCGTTCTCCGCCGTCGCGCTCTCGGAGGTCGAGGAGCTGGCCCGCTGCCGCGACCGCGCCGACGGCGCCACCGCCGCGGAGTTGCGGCGCGCCTACGACTGGCTGCGCAGGGCCGGTCTGACGCTGCACCACCGCGACACGATCACCAGGATCGCGGGCACACCGTCCGTACGGGTCACCCGGCGGGGGCACGACCAGTACGCCCGGCCGCTGGAGATCACTGAGCTGATCGTGGACGCCCAACAGGACTCACTCGTCTACGGGTTCACCCTGCCCGCAGCGGTCTGA